CCATCTTCGCTTATTTCCCACAAGCCTTTATATTTGTTCAAATTAACAAATGCGTTGCGGTTTGTTACCAAAATTTCACCATTTAAGAGATCGGATTCTTCAAACCATGCATTCTGATAAATCCGTTTCACCTCCTCCAATTTAGGAGTAATCTTTCTGTCGGCGGTGGTAAGTCCGTTGGCACAGAAGTTCCAGTCGGTAGGGCGATCGCCAAAATCGCCTCCATACGCCAGAAAATATTCTCCGGGTTTTTCAGGAATTTCTTTATAGAGACCCTGATCGGCCCAATCCCATATGCATCCGCCTATCAAACGGGGATATGTATAAATTGCTTCCCAGTATTCTTTCAGGTTACCAACAGCATTGCCCATGGCATGTGCATATTCGCACATGAAAAAGGGTTTGGGGTCGTCTTTCCTGCCCTGATTTGCGAACCATTCCACATCGGGGTACATCACTGAAACCACATCGGCTACTTCGTTGTATCTTTCGTAATGAATGGGACGTGAAGGATCACGTTTTTTCAAAGCAACCGAAGCGGCTTCAAAATTTATCCCCGGCCCGGCCTCGTTGCCAAGCGACCACATAATCACCGAAGGATGGTTTTTGTCGCGTTCCATCATATTCATAATTCGGGACACATGCGCTTCCTGCCAACTCTTGACGTGGCCCAGCGATTCATCGCCGTAACCCATTCCATGGGATTCAACATTGGCCTCATCAATTACATATATACCGTAACGGTCGCACAAGCTGTAAAAGTATGGATCGTTCGGATAATGGCTTGTTCTTACGGTGTTTATATTAAATTGCTTGAACAATTCCACATCCCTGAGCATGGATGCCTTCGACACCGCCCTACCATCAGTGGGATCAATGTCATGGCGGTTAACACCCTTGATCTTTATGCTTTTTCCATTCACCCACAGTTGCTGATCTTTTATCTCAACCTTCCGGAAGCCAAAATCGGAGCTTTGTACCATCAAAACCTTGCCAGCCTTATTTTTGGTAACGATTAGAACTTGGTAAAGATTAGGATCTTCCGCCGACCAGAGCCTGGGATTGCTGATTGATGCTTTATAAATCAAAGGCGCTTTATAGGTTTTCCCTCCATCTATTGCAAAGCTGAAAACCGGATCCGGCAATTTTTCGTTCTTTTGCCCGTATGGGAACAAATAAACTTCAAGGTTTAGCTTTTCTTTAAGCGAAAAACCTGCGAAACCGGCTTCCAGGGTCAGCTCTGCCTTCGAAAAATCGCTGACAAAATCAGCTTTCAGCCAGTAGTCGCGGAGATATGTACCCGGAACGGAAAGCAGGTAAACATCGCGGTAAATGCCGCTCATTCGCCAGAAATCCTGATCTTCGAGGTAACTGCCGTCGCTCCATTGATAAACCTCCACCGCCAGGGTATTTTTACCGGACCTGACATATTTTGTAATGTCGAACTCGGCAGGCAGGCGGCTGTCTTCACTATAACCTATTTTTTTTCCGTTAATCCATACATACATAGCGCTTTCAACACCAGCAAAATGTAACAGAGTCCTCCTGTCTTTAAAGCCCTCAGGAAGCACAAATTCCCTCACATAAGATCCGACCGGATTCGGATACTGATGTTTTGTAAATTCTGCCGGCACAGGCTCCATAATATACGGCGGCTTCGCAGCATGCGGATAAGTAACATTGGTATAGACAGGAATTCCATAACCCTTCAACTGCCAGCATGATGGCACTTCAAGATTGTCCCACCAGCTTACATCATAACCCGGTTGAAAAAAGTTCACCGGGCGGAGGTCCGGATGTTTCACCCAATTGAATTTCCATGTACCGTTCAGGTTAAGATAATAAGGCGAAAGGCTCAGGTTTTCAGTTACCGCCTGCTCTTCTGAAGCATAGGGCATCCAGGAGTTTCGTGCTTTTTCGCGGTTGATATAATTGATGTTTTCGTTTTCCCATTCGGGTTGCGATTGCGACTTCACAAAAAATGGAATCACCAGAACAAGCAGCGTTAAACGCGCAAATAATTTCATAACAATGAGTATAATGTTCTCAGCAAACTTAAGTAATATTTTTACAAAGTACCGGATCTGCAGACAAAATTTTCTCCGTTTGCCGGGATCAGCACTACACGGCGACCCTGAATCAGAACGGGCTGCCCTGCGGCGCTTGCAGTATCGCTAAAATGGATTATACACCCAACTTTTCTTAACTTTGTCGAGAAAAACTGAAACGATGAATCCCTCTGACTGGCAATCCCGGACCCGGCTGCTGCTTGGCGAAGAAAAGCTGAACAAACTGCATGCTACCAATGTACTGGTAGCCGGATTGGGAGGTGTAGGTGCTTACGCCGCCGAGCAATTGGTAAGGGCCGGAATTGGAAGGATCACCATTGTGGATGGCGACAGGGTGCATCATACAAACCGGAACCGGCAGTTACCTGCCCTTATCAGCACCCATCACATGCCAAAAACAATGGTTATGGCACAGCGGCTGATGGACATCAATCCTGAAGTCCGGCTGACAACCATTCAGGAGTATATTAAAGACGAGCGGATGATCGAGATCCTCGAACAAGGATATGATTACGTCATCGACGCGATCGACACCCTTTCGCCAAAGGTTTACCTGATATACCACACGCTGCGGCTTGGAATGCCGCTGGTCAGTTCGATGGGTGCAGGCGGGAAGTTTGATCCCATGCAGGTAAAAATTTCTGATATTTCAGCCACAAACAATTGCAAACTGGCCTATTACATGCGCAAACGCCTGCACAAACTCGGAATTTGGGAAGGCTTTAAAGCTGTGTGGTCGCCTGAAGAGGTATCGCGCAGCGCGGTAGAGCTTTCTGAAGGTGAAATCAATAAAAAATCGACCGTTGGCACCATCTCCTATATGCCTGCCATTTTCGGTTGCTTTTGCGCAGCCGCTGTAATACAGGATATTACGCAATTTTCCAATGAAGAACCGGCCTTACCAACCGGTCAGGTTATAACAGGCATTTAACATTTTTCTTTAAAATTCCGTCATAAATATTAATTTTACCCCCTGCAAGTTGAATCTTAACAGGGATTTAAGTATAACTTAATGGTATCCAACTGGTTTGAGTACGAAGACATAAGCAGGGATGAACTGAAACTCAACGAAAAGTTTAACTGGATAGATTATTATCCTTCGCCTGCATTGATTACCGACAAATTCTGGACAATCCTGAGAGCGAATCCCCCGTTTCTTTCATTGAGCGGTTATCCGGAAAACAAGATCACCGGACGAAACATTGCCTTACTGATCAACCCTGATTCCATTGTGTCCTATGGATCTCTCAATGGTTCAGAGCAGGGCATGTGCCATCTGAAAACTGCCTCAGACTCAGAAATCGCCTGCACCATTGCGAAAAAGACCATCAATATCGGGAATGAGCCTCACCGTATCGTCTCGCTTACCCCTTTAATTAAGGACCAGGACCATTCAGCAGGCAGCAGTGCCGCGTCATCTGCCATGCTTGAAGAAACTCAGGCTGCCCTTCGCGAAAGCCAGATGCGGCTTCAGCAGGTACAACAACTTTCGGAAATAGGCAGTTGGGATGTTACTTTCGGACCGGTACCGTCAATCAGGACCTGGAATTTCTTTCAACTGCTGGGGATTGACGACACAGGGGATAAAACCACTCCTGAAATGCTCTATCATTTTGGCCTGATTCATCCGGCTGATCTGGAAAAGCACAAAAATTTACTTAATGCCGTCAGGGATCAGAAGCTGAATACCTACAGCAATGATTACAGGATTGTTGATAAACAGGGTAAAGTCCGGTTTCTGCACTGCGAATCCCAGCTTGAATATACCAGTCATGGAGAATTAAGCCGATGGTCAGGTACCATACAGGATGTCAGTTCCTATATAAGGCAGAAAGTCTCAAGGCTTCAGCTTTTCAGATATCACAGCTGATCCATTCGCAGCATAATCTTGCGCCTTTGATGGAAGCCATTCACCAGATTATCGCTTCCCACATGCCCTCCCCCAACCTGATGATCGCTTTGACCAACGGAGAAGAAGGCAAACTTCATTTCCCCTACTGTGTCGATCAGGAAGGCATGCCTGATCCTGATTCAGCATTGGGTGGACTGATCGGTTATGTGCTGCGCACCGGTGAACCGCTGCTGGTTTCTGCTCCGGCAATTGAACTGATGATCAGTGAAAGGATTATTTCCGGATCATCCCGCATTCCGCAATCATGGTTGGGCGTCCCATTGAAAACACATGAAAAAGTGTTGGGAGTCCTTTCGTTGCAGTCATATTCAACCGACATCACTTATGGTGAAGATGAAAAAAACATCCTCATTTTCGTATCTGAGCAAATCGCCCTATCCATACAACGTATCCGCAGCGATGAAGCCCTGATCAAAGCGAAAAACGTTGCAGAAGATTCAAGCCGGCTGAAATCATCATTACTGGCAAATATGAGCCATGAGCTCCGGACACCGATGACCGGCATCCTTGGATTTTCTGAAATCCTTACCGAAGAAATTGAAGATGCCCGGATGAAATCGATGGCGTCCACCATCTTTAAATCTGCCAGCCGCCTGATGTCAACGCTTAATTCAATCATCGACCTTTCGGCCATTGAAGCGGACAAACATACCCTGAACCTGAAACCGGTCAACACGCGCCTGCTTTTCAATCCCCTGCTTAAGGTTGCCCATTCCATTGCCAGCGACAAAGGCCTGTATCTGCGCACTTCCCTGCCGCCCGGTCTTCATGTGATGGCCGATGAAAAACTGCTTGGGCAGATGCTGCACCATCTGCTGGATAATGCATTGAAGTTTACGATCGACGGTGGAATTTCAGTAAGCGCTTATACTCTTGACAAGACCAGCACCGAAGTAATCATCCGCATCAGCGACACAGGCATCGGTATTGCTCCTGAGCACCATAAAATGATTTTTGAAGAATTCAGACAGGTAAGTGAAGGCTTTTCGCGCACTTTTGAAGGCAGCGGACTTGGCCTGTCGCTTTGCGCCAAGATTGCCCGCCTGCTGAATGCAAGAATATGGGTTGAAAGTGTGCAGGAAAAAGGTTCTGATTTTTATGTAGCATTACCACTAACCCTGCCCGACATTCAGGAACCTGACCTCGACACCGAAACCGCTGAAATCATACGCACGCACCGTCTTAGCCGCGGCCCGATTCCTGACGTGCTGATTGTTGAAGACAACGAAGTAAACCGGCGCCTGGCCGCACTCTACCTCAGGGAAATCTGCAATACGGAAATGGCTGAAAACGGGTATGTGGCCATCGAAAAAATAAAGAGAAAAAAGTATGACGCCATCCTGATGGATATTAATCTTGGCGCAGGGCCCGATGGATTATCAATTGCCCACCAGGTTAAGAATTTTGAAACCAATAAAAACACGCCCATCATAGCAGTTACGGGCTATACCATGCACGGTGACCGTGAAAAACTGCTTTCGAACGGATGCTCTCACTATCTCCCCAAACCTTACGATAAAAAGACGCTGCTCAGACTTTTTTCAGGAATCCTTTACGGGAATCAGACCTCATAAGTAGCATCATCTTCAGCCAGTTCAGATTGACTGAAAACTGCCTTTGCCTCATCAAGCAATGGCTGAAGATCCTCATACCTCGCTGAAAAATGGCCAAGAAGCAATCGTTTTGCGCCGGATAACCTCGCGATGGTGGCGGCATCAGCTGCCGTTGCATGCTGCTTCTCCCGGGCAGAAGCCAACAGGTCCTGCATAAAGGTTGCTTCATGATACATCAGATCGCAACCCCTGATCATATCCGCCAATGGCTCATAAAAACCGGTATCAGAGCAATAGGCGTATGATCTCACCGGGGCAGACTCCTGTGTCAGCAAGGTATTGTAAATATGATTGCCATCCTCATCAATATAATCATTACCATTGCGAATCGATTCAAAGGCTGCCACAGGTACTTCATACTTATCAGCGACATCCCTGAGCAGTTTTTTGGGATGAGGCTGCTCCCTGAACAGGAACCCTGTAGTCGGCACCCTGTGAAGCAGGGGAAGACTCGTTACGGAAATTCTTCCGTCATTGAAGATTTCTTCCGGCACAATATGCTGTGTTGTGTGAAATATAAGCGGATACAAAAGCGT
This sequence is a window from Lentimicrobium saccharophilum. Protein-coding genes within it:
- a CDS encoding GAF domain-containing hybrid sensor histidine kinase/response regulator; the encoded protein is MEAIHQIIASHMPSPNLMIALTNGEEGKLHFPYCVDQEGMPDPDSALGGLIGYVLRTGEPLLVSAPAIELMISERIISGSSRIPQSWLGVPLKTHEKVLGVLSLQSYSTDITYGEDEKNILIFVSEQIALSIQRIRSDEALIKAKNVAEDSSRLKSSLLANMSHELRTPMTGILGFSEILTEEIEDARMKSMASTIFKSASRLMSTLNSIIDLSAIEADKHTLNLKPVNTRLLFNPLLKVAHSIASDKGLYLRTSLPPGLHVMADEKLLGQMLHHLLDNALKFTIDGGISVSAYTLDKTSTEVIIRISDTGIGIAPEHHKMIFEEFRQVSEGFSRTFEGSGLGLSLCAKIARLLNARIWVESVQEKGSDFYVALPLTLPDIQEPDLDTETAEIIRTHRLSRGPIPDVLIVEDNEVNRRLAALYLREICNTEMAENGYVAIEKIKRKKYDAILMDINLGAGPDGLSIAHQVKNFETNKNTPIIAVTGYTMHGDREKLLSNGCSHYLPKPYDKKTLLRLFSGILYGNQTS
- a CDS encoding ribonuclease Z — encoded protein: MMKKFEVTILGSSAALPARNRNLPAQVVNYRDRLFLIDCGEGTQMHLKRNRIRMGRINHIFISHLHGDHFYGLIGLVSTYHLLGRREALHVYAPALLERIIRLQLEASETTLLYPLIFHTTQHIVPEEIFNDGRISVTSLPLLHRVPTTGFLFREQPHPKKLLRDVADKYEVPVAAFESIRNGNDYIDEDGNHIYNTLLTQESAPVRSYAYCSDTGFYEPLADMIRGCDLMYHEATFMQDLLASAREKQHATAADAATIARLSGAKRLLLGHFSARYEDLQPLLDEAKAVFSQSELAEDDATYEV
- a CDS encoding tRNA threonylcarbamoyladenosine dehydratase is translated as MNPSDWQSRTRLLLGEEKLNKLHATNVLVAGLGGVGAYAAEQLVRAGIGRITIVDGDRVHHTNRNRQLPALISTHHMPKTMVMAQRLMDINPEVRLTTIQEYIKDERMIEILEQGYDYVIDAIDTLSPKVYLIYHTLRLGMPLVSSMGAGGKFDPMQVKISDISATNNCKLAYYMRKRLHKLGIWEGFKAVWSPEEVSRSAVELSEGEINKKSTVGTISYMPAIFGCFCAAAVIQDITQFSNEEPALPTGQVITGI
- a CDS encoding glycoside hydrolase family 2 TIM barrel-domain containing protein; amino-acid sequence: MKLFARLTLLVLVIPFFVKSQSQPEWENENINYINREKARNSWMPYASEEQAVTENLSLSPYYLNLNGTWKFNWVKHPDLRPVNFFQPGYDVSWWDNLEVPSCWQLKGYGIPVYTNVTYPHAAKPPYIMEPVPAEFTKHQYPNPVGSYVREFVLPEGFKDRRTLLHFAGVESAMYVWINGKKIGYSEDSRLPAEFDITKYVRSGKNTLAVEVYQWSDGSYLEDQDFWRMSGIYRDVYLLSVPGTYLRDYWLKADFVSDFSKAELTLEAGFAGFSLKEKLNLEVYLFPYGQKNEKLPDPVFSFAIDGGKTYKAPLIYKASISNPRLWSAEDPNLYQVLIVTKNKAGKVLMVQSSDFGFRKVEIKDQQLWVNGKSIKIKGVNRHDIDPTDGRAVSKASMLRDVELFKQFNINTVRTSHYPNDPYFYSLCDRYGIYVIDEANVESHGMGYGDESLGHVKSWQEAHVSRIMNMMERDKNHPSVIMWSLGNEAGPGINFEAASVALKKRDPSRPIHYERYNEVADVVSVMYPDVEWFANQGRKDDPKPFFMCEYAHAMGNAVGNLKEYWEAIYTYPRLIGGCIWDWADQGLYKEIPEKPGEYFLAYGGDFGDRPTDWNFCANGLTTADRKITPKLEEVKRIYQNAWFEESDLLNGEILVTNRNAFVNLNKYKGLWEISEDGVVIQSGEFTTDIGAGETKKLTIDYQKPELKPGREYFLNVYLQLATDEWWAKRGYTIASGQFKLPFEAGSPVLSENQQLFPLVVIDNKDIVSISGREFNVVFSRKAGTIIHWSHNGTVLLDTDLSAIHGIEPETGLIFQDTVSKARIAGPRTNVFRAPVDNDYIFGGGPGPVWQKMQLHTLSHRVKSFRVDKESDFIVRVSAEIASVSPGGFTVESHYVYTVSESGSIGVDLTVTPQDVDWMLPKLGLIMEMPEGFEKVTWLGAGPHENYRDRKTSAKIGIYSKMVQEMTEEYIRPQDMGNRSDVRWFAVTDRKGAGIQFVASELLNFSALHHLPLDLEMANHPYELEKRKETILTIDAEHLGLGGGSCGPGPMKQYSLDSSPVKLKFTMLPLDPGVNCLKETGRRP
- a CDS encoding PAS domain-containing protein — its product is MVSNWFEYEDISRDELKLNEKFNWIDYYPSPALITDKFWTILRANPPFLSLSGYPENKITGRNIALLINPDSIVSYGSLNGSEQGMCHLKTASDSEIACTIAKKTINIGNEPHRIVSLTPLIKDQDHSAGSSAASSAMLEETQAALRESQMRLQQVQQLSEIGSWDVTFGPVPSIRTWNFFQLLGIDDTGDKTTPEMLYHFGLIHPADLEKHKNLLNAVRDQKLNTYSNDYRIVDKQGKVRFLHCESQLEYTSHGELSRWSGTIQDVSSYIRQKVSRLQLFRYHS